One window of Anaerolineales bacterium genomic DNA carries:
- a CDS encoding cytochrome b N-terminal domain-containing protein, with the protein MTTPPNKKQLTDILSERNPSVDWKTRLDSPSRKLIRFLEGISLRLESPLSRLIRDPRFNPLYHTGTITIFLLVVILLTGIYLTMFYPFGFTISYKAVASMEANAISRIIRAMHRYASDAAVIFALLHGWRTFFQDRFRGPRWLAWVTGVGTAVVVWFIGITGYWLIWDQRAALLNQSLFKVLGGFKSGQTFIVDYLVGDAAGTGWVFMMIVVVLHLGLSALTAYFLWLHLKRMSRAKWMPPRYWMAISIFVLLIASVLFPLGMLPALNDAQLTAQAPIDLFYLFYLPTFLRGPQALFWSVLFFIVGIVTALPWIMPQSKALQPVRVDLANCDGCTLCERDCPYLAIKMIPRTDGARPKFQADIDPNLCVACGVCIGSCPDNALAFGDIPLDPMWKTTLSHIAQSGVPAAEDGSGSNHKIKVVFTCERHAMHGVGDQFNDLNVHIVPLTCIAMANPNLAAQALEAGAGIVQFIGCPPEDCANREGNTWLNDRVNGERLPKLKPNLIPLVYTAWAAPTDFGRAIKSQVKSEADTFRFKPNQSHLKFILPLLGVMAVVTAIQIWLSDRPVNFYDEDSASLAIQMTHHSGYAIQDVPPPPTIEPDLAQPIRLTLEVDGNLLFDETYTASDNHINQGARIFEQVFLSPGKHHVTIKMYDRPNAAFEQTLFDDAIYLDPRQALTINFRDMHIPDPAAGEQIYQETASGVNAGCRICHSLVENERIIGPSFYGIADRAAERVPGMTAEEYLRQSILEPNAFVVPGYPEGQMIQNFGDILTGEQIQDLIAFLMTLKEE; encoded by the coding sequence ATGACCACTCCCCCCAACAAAAAACAACTGACCGACATCCTTTCCGAACGCAATCCCAGCGTGGATTGGAAAACCCGCCTCGATTCTCCAAGCCGGAAATTGATTCGGTTTCTCGAAGGCATTTCACTTCGCCTTGAGTCTCCCCTCAGCCGGTTGATCCGCGATCCGCGCTTCAATCCCCTCTATCACACCGGGACGATCACCATCTTTTTACTCGTTGTAATCCTGCTCACCGGCATTTACCTGACCATGTTCTATCCATTCGGGTTTACCATTTCCTACAAAGCTGTTGCAAGCATGGAAGCGAACGCCATCAGCCGTATCATCCGCGCCATGCACCGCTACGCCTCAGATGCCGCCGTCATCTTTGCCTTACTTCATGGGTGGCGCACATTCTTTCAAGACCGTTTTCGCGGTCCGCGCTGGCTGGCGTGGGTGACAGGCGTGGGTACGGCGGTCGTGGTCTGGTTCATCGGCATCACCGGATATTGGCTGATCTGGGACCAGCGAGCCGCGCTGCTGAACCAGAGTCTGTTCAAAGTCCTCGGTGGATTCAAGTCCGGTCAAACCTTCATTGTGGATTATCTCGTCGGTGATGCGGCCGGCACGGGCTGGGTTTTCATGATGATCGTGGTCGTACTGCACCTCGGTCTCTCCGCGTTGACGGCATACTTCCTTTGGCTGCATCTCAAACGCATGAGCCGTGCCAAATGGATGCCGCCGCGTTACTGGATGGCGATCTCCATTTTTGTCCTGCTTATTGCATCCGTTCTCTTCCCGCTTGGCATGCTGCCCGCCCTCAATGACGCGCAACTGACTGCACAAGCCCCCATTGACCTTTTCTATCTATTCTATCTCCCAACCTTCCTGCGCGGACCGCAAGCCCTGTTTTGGAGTGTCCTGTTTTTCATCGTTGGCATTGTCACAGCCCTGCCGTGGATCATGCCGCAATCGAAAGCGCTTCAACCCGTCCGCGTGGATTTAGCCAACTGCGACGGCTGCACGCTCTGCGAACGCGATTGCCCCTACCTCGCCATCAAAATGATTCCGCGCACTGATGGGGCGCGCCCGAAATTTCAAGCCGACATTGACCCGAATCTCTGCGTTGCATGCGGCGTGTGCATCGGCAGCTGCCCCGATAACGCGCTGGCATTTGGCGACATTCCGCTCGACCCAATGTGGAAGACAACCCTTAGCCATATTGCTCAAAGCGGCGTCCCCGCCGCCGAGGACGGCAGCGGGAGCAATCACAAAATCAAAGTCGTGTTCACCTGCGAACGTCACGCCATGCACGGCGTCGGCGATCAATTCAACGACCTGAATGTTCATATTGTTCCACTAACCTGCATCGCCATGGCAAACCCAAACCTCGCCGCTCAGGCGCTCGAAGCGGGCGCAGGCATTGTGCAGTTCATCGGCTGTCCGCCCGAAGATTGCGCCAACCGCGAAGGCAACACCTGGCTCAATGACCGCGTCAATGGCGAACGTCTCCCCAAGCTCAAACCCAATTTGATTCCGCTCGTCTACACAGCCTGGGCGGCGCCCACAGATTTCGGTCGCGCGATCAAGTCACAGGTCAAGTCTGAAGCGGATACGTTCAGGTTCAAACCGAATCAAAGCCACTTGAAATTCATCCTGCCCCTGCTTGGCGTGATGGCGGTTGTCACCGCGATTCAAATCTGGCTGAGTGACCGCCCGGTAAATTTTTACGACGAGGATTCTGCTTCTCTCGCGATTCAGATGACTCATCACAGCGGATATGCCATTCAAGACGTCCCGCCTCCCCCGACCATCGAGCCTGATCTTGCCCAGCCAATCCGGCTTACGCTGGAGGTGGATGGCAATTTGCTCTTCGACGAAACTTATACCGCGAGCGACAATCACATCAACCAGGGCGCGCGCATCTTTGAGCAGGTCTTTCTCTCTCCTGGAAAGCATCACGTTACGATAAAAATGTACGACCGCCCCAATGCTGCATTTGAGCAGACTCTTTTCGATGATGCGATCTATTTGGATCCGCGCCAGGCATTGACCATCAATTTCCGAGATATGCACATCCCCGACCCGGCGGCGGGCGAACAGATCTATCAAGAAACTGCCTCAGGCGTGAATGCAGGATGCCGCATCTGTCATTCTCTCGTTGAAAATGAACGCATCATCGGCCCGTCGTTTTATGGCATCGCAGACCGCGCCGCGGAACGCGTCCCCGGCATGACCGCCGAGGAATATTTGCGTCAGTCCATCCTCGAGCCGAATGCTTTCGTCGTACCGGGTTATCCCGAAGGGCAGATGATCCAAAACTTTGGCGATATCCTGACCGGGGAGCAGATCCAGGATTTGATCGCCTTCCTGATGACGTTGAAGGAAGAATAA
- a CDS encoding cytochrome ubiquinol oxidase subunit I: MDPITLSRWQFGLTTVYHFLFVPLTLGLSWFVAYFQTRYYQTRDEAFRKMAKFWGKLFLINFAIGVVTGIVQEFQFGMNWSEYSRYVGDIFGAPLAIEALLAFFLESTFLGVWIFGERKVSEKAHLASIWLVAIGSNLSALWILLANGWMQHPVGYVINEVTGRAELVNFFALVANPKGWLFFWHTIAAGLATASFFIIGISAYHIARRQNVDLFKRSFLPAAIVGLISSTLVFFGGHTNGQFMFETQPMKFSAIEAHWETSAPADFSILTIGDLSGKREVWSFRTSQIGMPGVLSFLACNNFECEVRGVNDIQAEYEALYGPGDYIPLMVVTYWTFRFMMTIGLLMMILAFLFLLATRGKYENTKWMKWVPWTIALPYIANMSGWVLTEMGRQPWIVQGLLKVEDAVSPNLTTVDLLISLIGYTVVYGTLAVAMVYLMKKYATAGPEAAMHESVDVAPALVGADD, from the coding sequence ATGGATCCAATCACTCTCTCACGGTGGCAGTTCGGTCTCACGACCGTATACCACTTCCTATTCGTCCCCCTTACCCTCGGGCTTTCCTGGTTCGTAGCCTACTTCCAAACCCGCTACTACCAGACCAGGGATGAGGCTTTCCGAAAAATGGCGAAATTCTGGGGAAAACTATTCCTCATCAACTTCGCCATTGGTGTTGTCACCGGCATCGTGCAGGAATTTCAGTTCGGTATGAACTGGTCTGAATATTCCCGCTACGTCGGCGATATCTTCGGCGCTCCGCTCGCCATCGAAGCCTTGTTGGCATTCTTCCTCGAATCGACTTTCCTCGGTGTGTGGATCTTCGGTGAGCGAAAAGTCTCGGAGAAGGCGCATCTTGCCTCGATCTGGCTTGTCGCCATCGGCTCGAACCTTTCTGCCCTCTGGATACTGCTCGCCAACGGCTGGATGCAGCATCCCGTCGGTTATGTGATCAACGAAGTCACAGGACGCGCCGAACTGGTGAACTTCTTTGCGCTGGTCGCGAATCCCAAAGGCTGGTTGTTCTTTTGGCACACTATCGCCGCAGGACTTGCCACCGCCAGTTTCTTCATCATCGGCATCAGCGCATATCACATCGCCCGCAGGCAAAACGTGGACTTGTTCAAGCGCTCATTCCTTCCCGCAGCCATTGTCGGTTTGATTTCCAGCACGCTGGTCTTCTTCGGCGGTCATACCAACGGTCAGTTCATGTTCGAGACCCAGCCGATGAAATTCTCCGCCATCGAAGCGCACTGGGAAACCTCCGCGCCAGCCGATTTCTCCATCCTCACCATCGGCGACTTGAGTGGAAAGCGCGAGGTGTGGTCGTTTCGCACCAGTCAGATCGGCATGCCCGGAGTCTTAAGCTTCCTGGCTTGTAACAACTTCGAGTGCGAAGTGCGAGGCGTGAATGATATCCAGGCAGAGTATGAAGCGTTGTACGGTCCCGGAGATTACATCCCGCTCATGGTCGTTACTTATTGGACGTTCCGCTTCATGATGACCATCGGTTTATTGATGATGATTCTCGCGTTCCTCTTCCTGCTCGCAACGCGCGGCAAGTATGAAAACACAAAATGGATGAAGTGGGTGCCCTGGACGATTGCCCTGCCCTACATTGCCAACATGAGCGGCTGGGTGTTGACCGAAATGGGACGCCAGCCGTGGATCGTGCAAGGCTTGCTGAAGGTGGAAGATGCAGTTTCACCCAACCTGACCACTGTTGACCTGCTCATCTCATTGATCGGTTACACCGTTGTGTACGGGACTCTGGCGGTCGCCATGGTGTACCTGATGAAAAAATACGCCACTGCCGGACCTGAAGCCGCCATGCACGAATCGGTGGACGTCGCGCCTGCCCTCGTCGGCGCGGATGACTAG
- the cydB gene encoding cytochrome d ubiquinol oxidase subunit II, with product MSYEFLQILWFILIAVLWIGFFFLEGFDFGVGMLLPFLGKKDEERRAIINAIGPTWDGNEVWLLTAGGAMFAAFPHWYATMFSGFYLALFLLLVGLIIRGISFEYRSKDANPKWRNRFDWMIAVGSFLASLLLGTAFANLARGVPINADMMYTGNLFTLLNPFGLLGGLTMVTVFLLYGATFLTLKLEGEMCERARELSKKLYIASAVVVILLAVFTYIETDITTKIGVDPGFIPVASVVAMLVVIFFINRKMEGWAFVTVALHIVLTQVAFFTLMFPRVMISSTNPAYSLTIYNASSSQYTLTVMSIVALVFVPIVLAYQGWTYYQFRKRVSTDKKSLVY from the coding sequence ATGTCTTACGAATTTCTTCAAATCCTTTGGTTTATCTTGATCGCCGTGTTGTGGATCGGCTTCTTCTTCCTCGAAGGTTTCGATTTCGGCGTGGGTATGCTGCTGCCCTTCCTCGGCAAAAAGGACGAAGAGCGACGCGCCATCATCAACGCGATTGGTCCCACCTGGGATGGCAACGAAGTCTGGCTGTTGACGGCTGGCGGCGCGATGTTCGCGGCATTCCCTCACTGGTACGCCACCATGTTCAGCGGCTTCTATCTCGCGCTCTTCCTGCTGCTGGTCGGGTTGATCATCCGCGGCATTTCCTTCGAGTATCGCTCGAAGGACGCCAACCCGAAGTGGCGCAATCGTTTCGACTGGATGATCGCCGTTGGCTCGTTCCTCGCTTCGCTTTTGCTCGGCACCGCATTTGCAAACCTCGCGCGCGGCGTGCCCATCAATGCAGACATGATGTACACGGGCAATCTCTTCACCCTGCTCAATCCGTTCGGTCTGCTCGGCGGGCTGACGATGGTGACGGTCTTCCTGCTTTACGGCGCGACCTTCCTCACCCTCAAACTCGAAGGCGAAATGTGCGAACGCGCCCGCGAACTTTCGAAAAAACTTTATATTGCCTCGGCAGTCGTGGTCATCCTGCTGGCGGTCTTCACCTACATCGAAACGGACATCACCACCAAGATCGGCGTTGACCCGGGCTTCATCCCCGTTGCGTCTGTGGTTGCGATGCTCGTGGTCATCTTCTTTATCAACCGCAAGATGGAAGGCTGGGCGTTCGTCACAGTCGCGCTTCACATCGTGCTGACACAGGTCGCGTTCTTCACGTTGATGTTCCCGCGCGTGATGATCTCCAGCACCAACCCCGCCTACTCGTTGACCATCTACAACGCCTCGTCTTCGCAATACACGCTGACGGTCATGTCCATTGTGGCGTTGGTCTTTGTCCCGATCGTGCTCGCCTACCAAGGCTGGACGTACTACCAGTTCCGCAAACGTGTCAGCACCGACAAGAAAAGTCTCGTTTACTAA
- the cydD gene encoding thiol reductant ABC exporter subunit CydD, translating to MHRRLLSLTRDTRISLTLTVLAALLAGFLTIWQAWLLSTVIDGVFLQKQTLTQVTTPLIFILIAISGRALLTWVNEVAANAVAVRIKTDLRERLFAHILKLGPAYSRGQRTGELTTAAIEGIETLDAYFSQYLPQLVITALVPLSILVFVFPIDLLTGFVFLITAPLIPFFMIIIGKGAEAVTKRQYETLRLLSAHFLDSLQGLTTLKLFGQSKGQAKNIAKVSEQYRDRTLGVLRITFLSALALEMLATISTALVAVEIGFRLLYDRMDFLPALFLLVLAPEFYMPLRALGARFHAGMNGTTAAKRIYEILDTPVTSDQVSVTSDQVSEFNGIEIKNVSFTYPNETSSALQDINLTIKQGQHIALVGKTGAGKSTLAQLLLGFIQPTQGSITFHSLLITHPQSLISWVPQRPHLFHTSIAENIRLGKADATHAEVIQAAKAARLHDFIESLPEKYETIIGESGARLSSGQAQRLALARAFLKDAPILILDEPTSALDPETESLLEESTRELMHGRTVITIAHRLNTIFQADQIIVLDEGRIIEQGTHKELVAKNGMYASMVRMYELQVTGYKLQVEEPLPSESTQQPATLNLQPSTLNRQSQIVNPKSKILPRLLQFLRGNWHRVALSVLLSSITILASVALMGTSAWLISTAAIAVSVADLGVSTVGTRFFGITRAVFRYLERLVSHDVAFRLLAKLRVWFYEKLEPLAPARLMNFRSGDLLACVIGDVETLENFYVRVVSPPLTAIVVGLFTAIFLASFYPLLAPVYLTFYLSLGLILPILAQTTSRTSAEQTISLRADLQTKLVDGIQGMADLIAYSRADERLKQIAANADEYGNAQRRMARVTGIHSAIGTLLTNLGMWTILFLTIPQIINGEIAGPMLASLTLLTFASFEAVTPLPLAAQMWNSAREAARRLFEVVDTEPEISDQLSVTSEQSSINNQQLQITNLSFTYPSQITPALHNLTFDLRPLTSLAIVGPSGAGKSTIANLLLRFWDYQVGEITLGGESLKALNQDEVRARCGYVSQNTYFFNTSIYENLRFARKKVAREEVEAACKSAQIHDFIMSLPKGYDTLIGEQGLRLSGGERQRLAIARALIKDAPVLILDEPTANLDPLTEQQVLKTLFKVMNQKTSLLITHRLIGLENVDEILVMNHGQVIERGTHAGLSGKDTFYRRLLDLQNRILEEEF from the coding sequence ATGCATCGCCGACTTCTATCTCTCACCCGCGATACTCGCATCTCTCTGACTTTAACGGTTCTTGCTGCACTTTTAGCCGGATTCCTGACCATTTGGCAGGCATGGCTACTCAGCACTGTGATCGACGGAGTCTTCCTCCAAAAGCAGACTCTCACACAAGTCACCACACCCCTCATCTTCATCCTCATCGCCATCAGCGGACGTGCCTTGCTGACTTGGGTCAACGAAGTCGCCGCCAATGCGGTTGCCGTCAGAATCAAAACCGACCTGCGCGAACGGCTCTTCGCCCACATCCTCAAACTGGGTCCCGCCTACTCGCGTGGACAACGCACTGGCGAGCTGACCACCGCCGCCATCGAAGGCATTGAAACCTTGGATGCCTATTTCAGCCAGTACCTGCCGCAACTAGTCATCACGGCTCTTGTCCCCCTTTCCATTCTCGTCTTCGTCTTTCCTATTGACCTGCTCACTGGCTTTGTTTTTCTCATTACCGCGCCATTGATTCCATTTTTCATGATCATCATTGGCAAAGGCGCGGAGGCGGTTACCAAACGCCAGTACGAAACCCTGCGCCTGCTCAGCGCCCACTTCCTCGACAGCCTGCAAGGGCTGACCACGCTCAAACTCTTCGGTCAATCGAAGGGACAGGCGAAGAACATTGCCAAAGTCTCCGAGCAATACCGCGACAGGACGCTCGGCGTGCTGCGCATCACCTTCCTCTCCGCGCTCGCGCTGGAAATGCTCGCCACCATCAGCACCGCCCTCGTCGCTGTGGAGATCGGCTTCCGCCTGCTCTACGACCGCATGGACTTTCTACCCGCACTCTTCCTGCTCGTGCTCGCCCCCGAGTTCTACATGCCCCTGCGCGCCCTCGGAGCAAGATTCCACGCCGGTATGAATGGCACCACGGCAGCGAAGCGGATTTATGAGATTTTGGATACGCCAGTAACTAGTGACCAGGTATCAGTGACTAGTGATCAGGTTAGTGAGTTCAACGGTATCGAAATAAAAAATGTTTCATTTACCTATCCCAATGAAACATCATCTGCCTTGCAGGACATAAACCTTACAATCAAACAGGGACAACACATCGCCCTCGTCGGCAAAACCGGCGCAGGCAAATCCACCCTCGCCCAATTATTACTCGGCTTTATCCAACCAACACAAGGCAGTATCACGTTTCACTCATTACTTATCACCCATCCCCAATCCCTGATCTCTTGGGTTCCCCAACGCCCGCACCTCTTTCACACCAGCATCGCCGAAAACATCCGCCTCGGCAAAGCGGACGCGACCCACGCAGAAGTGATTCAAGCCGCCAAAGCCGCGCGCCTGCATGACTTCATTGAATCGCTGCCTGAAAAATATGAAACCATCATTGGCGAAAGCGGCGCACGCCTCTCCAGCGGACAAGCCCAACGTCTCGCCCTCGCCCGCGCCTTCCTCAAAGACGCGCCCATCCTTATCCTCGACGAACCCACCTCCGCGCTCGACCCCGAAACCGAATCCCTGCTCGAAGAATCCACCCGCGAACTCATGCATGGACGCACCGTCATCACGATTGCCCATCGTCTCAACACCATCTTCCAAGCCGACCAGATCATCGTCCTCGACGAAGGCAGGATCATCGAACAAGGCACACACAAAGAACTCGTTGCAAAGAACGGCATGTATGCGAGCATGGTTAGAATGTACGAGTTACAAGTTACAGGTTACAAGTTGCAAGTTGAAGAGCCATTACCTTCAGAATCTACTCAACAACCTGCAACCTTAAACCTGCAACCTTCAACGCTCAATCGTCAATCGCAAATCGTAAATCCAAAATCAAAAATCCTTCCCCGCCTCCTCCAATTCCTCCGCGGCAACTGGCATCGTGTCGCGCTCTCCGTCCTGCTTAGTTCCATCACCATCCTCGCCAGCGTCGCGCTCATGGGCACCTCCGCATGGCTGATCTCCACCGCCGCCATCGCCGTCTCTGTCGCGGACCTCGGCGTCTCCACCGTCGGCACGCGCTTCTTCGGCATCACCCGCGCCGTCTTCCGCTACCTCGAACGCCTCGTCTCGCACGACGTCGCCTTCCGTCTGCTCGCCAAACTGCGCGTGTGGTTCTACGAAAAACTCGAACCCCTCGCCCCCGCCCGCCTGATGAACTTCCGCTCGGGTGACTTGCTTGCCTGCGTCATCGGCGATGTGGAAACCTTGGAAAATTTCTACGTCCGCGTCGTTTCGCCGCCGTTGACCGCCATCGTCGTTGGACTCTTCACTGCCATCTTCCTCGCTTCTTTCTACCCGCTGCTTGCTCCTGTCTATTTGACCTTTTATCTCAGCCTCGGCTTGATCCTGCCCATCCTCGCGCAAACGACCAGCCGCACATCCGCTGAGCAGACCATCTCCCTTCGAGCCGACTTGCAAACGAAACTCGTAGATGGCATTCAAGGCATGGCAGACCTCATCGCTTACAGTCGCGCCGATGAACGCCTTAAGCAAATTGCAGCCAATGCAGACGAGTACGGCAACGCCCAACGCCGCATGGCGCGTGTGACGGGCATCCACTCTGCCATTGGAACCCTGCTCACCAACCTCGGCATGTGGACAATTCTCTTCCTGACCATTCCACAGATCATCAACGGCGAGATCGCCGGTCCCATGCTAGCTTCGCTGACCCTGCTCACCTTCGCTTCGTTCGAAGCCGTGACTCCCCTGCCCCTCGCCGCCCAAATGTGGAACTCCGCCCGTGAAGCAGCAAGAAGATTGTTTGAGGTGGTGGATACAGAGCCAGAGATCAGTGATCAGTTATCAGTGACCAGTGAGCAGTCATCAATTAACAATCAGCAATTACAAATTACCAATCTCTCATTCACTTACCCATCCCAAATCACCCCTGCCCTCCACAACCTAACCTTCGACCTGCGACCTTTAACTTCCCTCGCCATTGTCGGACCGAGCGGTGCGGGCAAGAGCACCATTGCCAACCTGCTCCTCCGCTTCTGGGATTACCAAGTAGGAGAAATCACTCTCGGCGGAGAATCGCTCAAAGCACTGAATCAGGACGAGGTCCGCGCGAGATGCGGGTACGTATCGCAGAACACTTACTTCTTCAACACATCCATTTATGAAAATCTGCGCTTCGCCCGCAAGAAAGTCGCACGCGAAGAAGTGGAAGCGGCATGTAAGTCTGCCCAAATCCACGACTTCATCATGAGCCTGCCCAAAGGCTACGACACGCTGATCGGCGAGCAGGGGCTGCGACTCTCCGGCGGCGAACGCCAACGATTGGCGATTGCGCGCGCGCTGATCAAAGATGCGCCGGTCTTGATCCTGGATGAACCGACCGCCAACCTCGACCCACTCACCGAACAGCAGGTTTTGAAAACCTTGTTCAAGGTGATGAACCAAAAGACCTCGTTATTGATCACACATCGCTTGATCGGCTTGGAGAATGTGGATGAAATTCTCGTCATGAATCACGGACAGGTCATCGAGCGCGGCACCCATGCCGGACTTTCGGGCAAGGACACGTTTTATCGCCGTCTGCTCGATTTACAAAACCGTATACTCGAAGAAGAATTTTAA
- the rho gene encoding transcription termination factor Rho, with protein MKILELENEPLSKLRIMGKDLNIPNANRLKKETLAMMIREAEAQKEGIELRGGILEIMSEGIGFLRATNYRISDQDVYVSQAQLRRYELRAGDLVIGQVRPPRESERHFGLLKVESINGLDPDEASRRVVFENLTPIFPDKRFDLEADSKTLAPRLINLIAPIGRGQRGLIVSPPKTGKTTILKQIANSISTKYPDVHLIIALIGERPEEVTDMDRSVEAEVVASTFDEPVTSHVRTAELALDRAKRLVEIGRHVVILMDSITRLARAYNLVVNPSGRTLSGGMDPSALYPPKRFFGAARNVEEGGSLTIIATCLVDTGSRLDDVVYEEFKGTGNMELHLSRKLQERRTFPAVDIERSSTRREDLLLGPDLLQRVWLLRRMFVQMTSPQPTGAGMDPSVATEAILTRLERSKNNIEFLENLTKDA; from the coding sequence ATGAAAATACTCGAACTTGAGAACGAACCTCTCTCAAAACTGCGCATCATGGGGAAGGATCTCAATATCCCCAATGCCAATCGCTTGAAAAAAGAGACCCTCGCCATGATGATTCGCGAGGCGGAGGCGCAGAAGGAGGGCATAGAGCTTCGCGGCGGCATCCTGGAAATAATGAGCGAGGGCATCGGCTTTCTGCGGGCTACAAACTATCGGATCAGCGACCAGGATGTTTACGTTTCGCAGGCGCAATTAAGGCGGTATGAACTTCGCGCCGGGGATCTGGTCATCGGGCAGGTCCGCCCGCCGCGCGAAAGCGAACGGCATTTTGGTCTTCTAAAAGTCGAATCCATCAACGGGCTGGATCCCGACGAAGCCTCCCGAAGAGTGGTATTCGAAAACCTCACCCCCATTTTTCCTGATAAACGTTTCGACCTTGAAGCCGACTCCAAGACTTTAGCGCCTCGTTTGATCAATCTGATTGCACCCATCGGCAGGGGACAACGCGGCTTGATCGTTTCGCCGCCCAAGACGGGGAAAACCACAATTCTTAAACAAATAGCAAATTCGATTTCAACGAAATATCCAGACGTTCATCTGATCATTGCCCTTATCGGCGAGCGGCCCGAGGAAGTCACCGACATGGACCGCTCGGTGGAAGCCGAAGTGGTCGCCTCCACCTTCGATGAACCGGTCACCTCTCACGTCCGCACAGCAGAGCTTGCCCTCGACCGAGCCAAACGGCTCGTGGAGATCGGACGTCACGTGGTCATCTTGATGGATTCGATCACACGCCTCGCCCGAGCCTATAACCTGGTGGTCAACCCGTCCGGGCGGACCCTCTCCGGCGGTATGGATCCCTCCGCGCTCTACCCGCCCAAGCGATTCTTCGGCGCGGCTCGCAACGTGGAAGAAGGCGGCTCGCTGACCATCATCGCCACCTGCCTCGTCGACACCGGTTCCCGCCTCGACGATGTGGTTTACGAAGAATTCAAAGGCACCGGCAATATGGAATTGCACCTCTCGCGAAAACTGCAGGAACGCCGCACCTTCCCCGCCGTGGATATCGAACGTTCGTCCACCCGCCGCGAGGATTTGCTGCTCGGTCCCGACCTGCTGCAGCGCGTTTGGTTATTGCGACGCATGTTCGTGCAAATGACTTCCCCGCAACCCACCGGCGCAGGCATGGACCCGTCCGTTGCCACCGAAGCCATTTTGACGCGATTGGAAAGATCAAAGAACAATATTGAATTTTTGGAAAACCTCACCAAAGATGCGTAA
- a CDS encoding peptidoglycan DD-metalloendopeptidase family protein produces the protein MKPFLDKLKSLIPARKQKEESGEQSQPLSAVNEPGTAPRKDKKRLDRFTIVSWAATLALVVGLLGGTLYYKSTLPPVIVNVPAATEESSAGTSPLVVQPGAGGDGAGLFPSIFRKLQVKTNIPERPRYEPEIYRVVRGDSMYRIAELFKLKSETILYVNPQLDDNPHSLRPGMELTIPPMDGLYYEWKEGDTFEQVAKKYFAEPEDIIDFPGNQIDLTDPKIEPGATILIPGGSRELRNWAADLATAARGANTGTGGTNAANVCGGGPVGTGFGWPADDHTVSGNAYGPGHLGIDISAPEGSNVYAAGTGVVTMAAGGWNYGYGNVIQIDHGNNYVTVYAHLSTILVTQCQTVGQGAVIGLSGNTGNSFGAHLHFEIRVGGSNINPYDIVQ, from the coding sequence ATGAAACCCTTTCTCGATAAACTCAAATCGTTAATCCCTGCGCGAAAACAGAAGGAAGAATCTGGCGAACAATCCCAGCCTTTGTCCGCAGTGAACGAACCCGGTACGGCTCCGCGCAAGGATAAAAAAAGGCTGGACCGTTTTACTATTGTCAGTTGGGCGGCGACCCTTGCGCTGGTCGTTGGTCTGCTTGGAGGGACACTGTATTACAAAAGCACCCTGCCGCCGGTCATCGTCAACGTCCCTGCAGCGACGGAAGAGTCTTCAGCGGGGACATCGCCCCTGGTGGTGCAACCCGGTGCGGGCGGGGATGGAGCCGGACTCTTCCCCTCCATCTTTCGCAAATTGCAGGTGAAGACCAACATCCCCGAACGTCCGCGTTATGAGCCTGAGATCTATCGCGTGGTCCGCGGCGATTCGATGTACCGCATTGCGGAACTGTTCAAACTGAAATCCGAAACGATTTTATACGTCAACCCGCAGTTGGATGACAATCCGCACAGCCTGCGCCCCGGCATGGAGTTGACCATCCCGCCGATGGATGGGCTGTATTACGAATGGAAAGAAGGTGACACATTCGAGCAGGTGGCGAAAAAATATTTTGCCGAACCCGAGGATATTATTGACTTTCCAGGCAATCAGATCGACCTGACCGATCCAAAGATCGAACCGGGGGCGACCATTCTGATCCCCGGCGGTTCGCGGGAACTTCGCAACTGGGCTGCTGACCTTGCGACTGCGGCGCGGGGCGCGAATACCGGAACAGGCGGAACGAACGCCGCGAACGTTTGCGGTGGCGGTCCGGTCGGGACCGGCTTCGGCTGGCCCGCGGATGATCACACCGTGTCGGGCAACGCATATGGGCCGGGCCATCTCGGCATCGATATCAGCGCGCCCGAAGGTTCGAATGTGTATGCGGCTGGCACGGGCGTTGTCACCATGGCGGCGGGCGGGTGGAATTACGGGTACGGCAACGTGATCCAGATCGACCACGGCAATAATTATGTAACAGTTTATGCCCACTTGAGCACAATTCTTGTCACTCAATGCCAGACCGTCGGGCAGGGCGCCGTCATCGGCCTTTCAGGCAACACGGGGAATTCCTTCGGCGCACATTTGCATTTCGAGATTCGCGTCGGCGGTTCGAACATCAACCCGTACGATATTGTTCAATAG